In Candidatus Omnitrophota bacterium, the following are encoded in one genomic region:
- a CDS encoding glutamate-5-semialdehyde dehydrogenase, translating to MIADIKNICIKAKDASRKLALMDSVSKEKILRSMAGALKKNIHYIIEENEKDIRAAEKSGLSDAMIDRLELDEKRLKNISDSLIEISRLEDPVAEVFETRKRPNGLLIKKVRVPIGVVLIIYESRPNVTSDCVGLCLKSGNACVLRGGSEAINSNTAIFDILNKEGLAQGMPEGAITMIKDTDRSIINDLLVQEGLIDLVIPRGGESLIREVTKNSKIPVMKHYKGVCHTYVDDSANLEMAYDICFNAKVQRPGVCNSMETMLVSKKIAAKFLPEMIRRFRDAGVEIRGCDETKKISGDVKKATEEDWHTEYSDLILSVRIVGGVDEAIAHIMKYGSYHSDAIVTKTKQNAEKFLSQVDSACVYVNASTRFTDGGEFGKGAEIGISTDKIHARGPVGVEELTSYKYIIYGKGQVRS from the coding sequence ATGATAGCGGACATAAAAAATATATGCATTAAAGCTAAAGACGCTTCCCGTAAGCTTGCCTTGATGGACTCCGTATCGAAAGAAAAGATCCTGCGGTCGATGGCGGGCGCTTTAAAGAAAAATATCCATTACATTATAGAAGAAAATGAAAAAGATATCAGGGCAGCCGAAAAGTCCGGACTTTCCGATGCGATGATAGACAGGCTGGAACTTGACGAAAAACGTCTGAAGAACATATCGGATTCGCTTATCGAGATATCCAGGCTTGAAGATCCCGTAGCCGAAGTATTTGAGACGAGGAAGAGGCCGAATGGTCTTTTGATAAAAAAAGTAAGAGTCCCGATAGGTGTCGTATTGATAATATACGAATCCCGTCCTAATGTAACGAGTGACTGCGTGGGTCTGTGCCTTAAGTCGGGCAATGCCTGCGTATTAAGAGGCGGAAGCGAAGCTATAAATTCGAATACCGCCATCTTTGATATTTTAAACAAAGAGGGACTTGCGCAGGGTATGCCCGAAGGCGCGATAACGATGATAAAGGATACGGACAGAAGTATTATCAATGACCTGCTTGTCCAGGAAGGGCTGATAGACCTTGTAATACCCAGGGGAGGCGAGTCGCTTATAAGAGAAGTTACCAAGAATTCAAAGATCCCGGTCATGAAACATTATAAAGGCGTGTGTCATACATATGTCGATGATTCCGCTAATCTGGAGATGGCCTATGATATATGTTTTAACGCGAAAGTGCAGCGGCCCGGTGTATGCAACTCCATGGAGACTATGCTCGTCAGTAAAAAGATAGCGGCAAAATTTTTGCCGGAGATGATACGAAGATTTAGGGATGCCGGCGTAGAGATACGCGGATGCGATGAAACAAAGAAGATATCCGGTGATGTAAAGAAAGCGACCGAAGAGGACTGGCATACAGAGTATTCGGATCTGATACTATCGGTCAGGATCGTTGGGGGCGTGGACGAAGCGATAGCGCATATAATGAAGTACGGCTCATACCATTCCGACGCGATAGTTACCAAAACCAAGCAGAATGCCGAAAAGTTCTTGAGCCAGGTTGATTCGGCCTGTGTGTATGTAAATGCATCCACGCGTTTTACCGACGGAGGCGAGTTTGGCAAGGGCGCCGAGATAGGCATATCTACGGATAAGATACACGCACGCGGGCCCGTAGGCGTCGAAGAGCTGACTTCGTATAAATATATAATATACGGCAAGGGGCAGGTAAGGAGTTAG
- the proB gene encoding glutamate 5-kinase, which translates to MAKDKIVVIKIGTKVIASSDKTLDKDKLKDVIGQISDILDKGFRVIVVTSGAIGAGMGLLGLKKRPVKLSQLQATASIGQGHLMQLYSGYFKERGYLVGQILLTQEDFNDRVRYLNIKYTIQTLLDHKAVPVINENDTISTEEIKCGDNDRLSSLVGDLCHANMLILLTDVGGLLDEKCNVINFVDEITPRILKLTRSSQCELGTGGMASKLDAIRKAAASGIECVIANGKTKNILVDIIDGKSVGTKFKASVSKLLAKKRWIAFSSKAKGAIVVDSGAKEALLHKDKSLLASGIVEVDGNFTAGDVVKVTDKTFREFAKGLANYSSSELLKIKGLKTGEIKSVLGYKGADEVIHKDNLAII; encoded by the coding sequence ATGGCTAAAGATAAGATAGTAGTGATAAAGATAGGCACAAAAGTCATAGCCTCGTCGGACAAGACTCTGGACAAGGATAAGCTGAAAGATGTTATCGGCCAGATCTCCGATATTCTTGATAAGGGCTTTCGCGTGATAGTTGTGACTTCCGGAGCCATAGGCGCGGGCATGGGTCTTTTAGGTTTAAAGAAGAGGCCTGTAAAATTATCCCAACTGCAGGCTACGGCTTCCATCGGCCAGGGCCACCTTATGCAATTATACAGCGGATATTTCAAAGAGCGAGGATATCTCGTAGGACAAATTCTGCTTACACAGGAAGATTTTAACGATAGAGTCAGATACCTCAACATAAAATACACCATACAGACTCTTCTTGATCACAAAGCAGTCCCTGTCATAAATGAAAATGATACTATATCCACCGAAGAGATAAAGTGCGGAGACAATGACAGGCTGTCGAGCCTGGTCGGCGATCTTTGCCATGCGAATATGCTCATACTTTTGACCGATGTGGGCGGACTGCTGGACGAGAAGTGCAATGTTATAAACTTTGTGGATGAGATCACGCCAAGAATATTGAAGCTTACCAGGTCGAGCCAGTGCGAGCTTGGCACAGGCGGCATGGCGTCGAAGCTTGACGCGATAAGAAAGGCGGCCGCGTCCGGCATAGAGTGTGTCATTGCTAACGGCAAAACCAAAAATATACTTGTGGATATAATCGACGGCAAGAGTGTCGGGACAAAATTTAAGGCCTCGGTCTCCAAATTGCTCGCGAAGAAGCGATGGATAGCTTTTTCTTCTAAGGCCAAGGGCGCAATAGTTGTTGATTCAGGCGCCAAAGAGGCGTTGTTGCATAAAGACAAGAGCCTTCTGGCTTCCGGTATAGTCGAAGTCGACGGGAATTTTACCGCCGGAGATGTGGTAAAGGTGACTGATAAGACATTCAGAGAATTTGCCAAAGGGCTGGCCAACTATTCGTCGTCGGAGCTTTTAAAGATAAAGGGATTGAAGACCGGCGAAATAAAGAGCGTATTAGGGTATAAAGGCGCGGATGAAGTTATACACAAGGACAATCTGGCGATAATATGA